The Macrobrachium nipponense isolate FS-2020 chromosome 1, ASM1510439v2, whole genome shotgun sequence genome includes a window with the following:
- the LOC135220207 gene encoding cuticle protein 19.8-like has product MDLLKVVVFSAFTTLVCCKSLGQYHYTTPASVSYNTPTSFSYQSSGSPLYSTPYSQGFIPPSQQSFNYNPIQVHTSSPVQIYRPTPSPVYTSTLSPAYSSTLSPVYSSTLSPAYSSTLSPVYSSTLSPAYSSTLSPVFTSTSAYGTPTTSFINQPGQLYLTPDIQGPARYSYGYSVQDDLTGNQSGHQETRDGDITRGSYHVRLPDGRLQRVNYSVQGGSGFVADVTYEGTAQYPITQPQSLYQSPFNHYRPTHYG; this is encoded by the exons ATGGATCTTCTCAAG GTCGTGGTTTTCAGCGCCTTCACAACTTTGGTGTGTTGTAAATCCCTGGGTCAATATCATTACACCACTCCAGCATCTGTTTCTTATAACACTCCCACTTCTTTCAGCTATCAGAGCTCCGGATCGCCGCTCTATTCTACCCCCTATTCCCAAGGTTTCATTCCTCCATCTCAGCAGTCTTTTAATTATAACCCCATTCAAGTGCATACATCCTCCCCTGTTCAAATTTATAGACCTACTCCTTCTCCGGTTTACACATCTACTCTTTCTCCAGCTTATTCATCTACTCTTTCTCCAGTCTATTCATCTACTCTTTCTCCAGCTTATTCATCTACTCTTTCTCCAGTTTATTCATCTACTCTTTCTCCAGCTTATTCATCTACTCTTTCTCCTGTTTTCACGTCTACTTCTGCCTATGGTACTCCAACCACTTCCTTCATAAATCAGCCAGGACAACTATATCTTACCCCTGATATACAG GGGCCAGCCCGATACAGCTATGGCTATTCTGTGCAAGATGACCTCACAGGAAATCAATCAGGCCACCAAGAGACTCGCGACGGAGACATTACACGAGGAAGCTACCACGTCAGGCTTCCTGATGGGCGTCTACAGAGGGTAAATTACTCAGTTCAGGGTGGATCAGGGTTCGTGGCTGATGTGACATACGAAGGAACAGCCCAATACCCCATTACTCAGCCACAAAGCCTATACCAGTCTCCCTTCAATCATTACAGGCCAACACATTACGGCTAG